Genomic segment of Zingiber officinale cultivar Zhangliang chromosome 11B, Zo_v1.1, whole genome shotgun sequence:
aaatatattaaattatttattagaataaaattataaattttaataataatattataattttctctaaatatatatttagtttttaatgaatatttaaatttatgatttatatttagtAAACTCGTTTAGACTCAATAAAAGATCGAATAAACTCGTGagctatgaatatattcgttaaataaagttcgaactcggttcgattataaacgagttaagttcaaatattcaagagttcaGCTCGACTCAGCTCGATTACACCTCTAGACtatctcttaattttttttattttttatttttttgattttgattttaattttaattttgattttgattttgattgtcATATCAATTTGATCGCCATATCCATAGACTTTAATCAAACTCCGGATCCATATGGATCACCGTATCATTATTCATTATGTACCAATCATTTTCCCGCTAATTATTGTAGCATATACGATCCGACATCTCCACCATTATCCGGTTGAGGTGGACGGATCATGTGGCACCGAGCGAGACACCGCATCACGACACGTTTCACCAAACCTTCTTCTACACTGGATCCCATCGTCTCATATCTCGTTCGCGCCGAGACACGCTCCTATCTGTCCTATCGAACTTTGGGGACGCAACGTGTACACGGGACCCCAGCCCGTTCCGAAGCCAAACCGCATACCCGCCGATTCGCCATCTCTCTTTCCCAACCACATCTTACTCACGCGTCTCTCACGTGCGTCGACATGCCGCCTTCCCCTTCCGCCCACCAATCACACGGCCAGAAGCGGCTTCCATTCCATCCCCACGTCCCTCAACTAACGCCTCCTCCCAACCGTCCGATTCGCCCATTCCCTTTATATTTACTCGGTCTTTCTCATAtctgcctctctctctctctctctctcgcctcTCGAACCGaaacaatggaaggaggccgcgccCTTCTCTTACACTGTGCCGCCTCCGCCTTCTTCATCCTCTCCGCCACCGTACTCTACCTCAACTGCGCCGCTGGCGCAGTCAACCACCCATTCCTCCTCGCCTCGGCTTGCTTTGCCGTCGCCTCCGCGCTGCTCGCCTGGTTGCGCCTCCTCCGAATCCGATCTTCCCGCAAGGGTCTCCCCGTCCGATGGTCTATCGGTGCTTCACAAGATACCTCGAGAAAATTCTCCCGTAAGTGCGGGAAGGTCGCCCGAGAGGGGGTGGTTCTATTCGGCAATGGAGATGTGTACGAAGGGGAGTTATCCAGGGGACGGTGCCACGGGAGCGGGGTATATTACTTCTACGCGAAGGGGAGGTACGAGGGAGATTGGATCGACGGGAAGTACGAGGGGCACGGGATCGAGAGCTGGGCGCGTGGGAGCCAGTACCTGGGGCAGTACCGGCAGGGGATGCGACACGGCTTCGGGACGTACCGGTTCTACGAGGGAGACAGCTATTCCGGAGAGTGGGTTGGCGGCCAGAGCCACGGATGCGGCGTGCAAAGCTGCTCCGACGATAGTTTCTACGCGGGCGAGTTCAAGGGCGGCGTCAAGCACGGCCTCGGCCGATATCGGTTCAGGTGACAAATTAGTCTCTTTGATAAACTAGTCATGGACTTGATGCACCTCTCTCGATTCCGCTACTTGGATTAATAATAACGGATAGAACCCTACTTTTGCTGCTcctgttcaaaaaaaaaaaagtagtccAAATGTTTTTTCTTGTTTGCCTCTGCGCTGTCGAATTCGATCTTAAATGCTTTTGTGGACCTGGCTTCAGCTCGTCACCTGCGCCCGATGAATGATTTCTTTTAGGTTTTTCCGTCTGGAGTTGATTATCGCAGAAATAATGCATAATACGCAGACTATGCTGCCAATCTATTACATGTTTCGGCGAATTCCATTATCCATGATCGGAGAGCGATCATGAATTTGTATTCTCCGCCTACAATTAGGTGATTGAACTGGTGGCTTGCAGGAATGGTGATGAGTACGGCGGCGAATACTTTGGCGACAAAATCCACGGATTTGGGGTTTACAAATTTGCCAATGGCCACCGCTACGAGGGCTCATGGCATGAGGGCAGGAGGCAGGGCTTCGGAACATACACATTTTGGAACGGCGAAGCAAGATCTGGTGAATGGGACAATGGCACTTTAAGGAACAGGCTCCAAGCTTCAGATCCTGCAATCAAACGTGCTGTTGAGGTATGCATCTCGATCCATCATGGATAGACaatagaaaaaacaaaaaaaagcacACTGTAATTCTCATCCAATTGAATCCTCTTCATTTGTTTAGGCCGCGAGGAAGTTTGCAGAAGATGCAGCTAAAATTCCTCAGATGGAGGAGCAAGTCAGAAAGGCCGTCTCAGCCGGAAACAAAGCTGCCATAGTTGCTCGAGTCATCGCCATGAGGGCCGTTCAGAACCAGAAAGAAGGCAAATTCTGCGACATTAATGTGTGAGTTTACACATCCAACTTAGTGCATTTTGTCACAACATGATAAACGCCTCTTGGTGTCATTGGTGGCGATCAGTTGTAAACACATACGACTGTCCGACGTCAATGGAGAGAACGTTAGATAGAAATCTAAAAGAAGCTGACACTAAGTGTTAGGAATCTTGCTTATAAATCCTACACTCTCAGGGCTTGCACTGCGTAGTTAAGCCCTTTCCCAATGTAGAAACTTTCATTATCAAGGATTTGCAAAGCAAATTGCTAAATTCTGATTCGTCTCACGATCTCTGCTGCTTTTTGGGACGTGCTCGAGTTGAAAGTTGAAACTCGAATGTGAAGCGCACTAGAGTAACATGCCACTGTTGCAGAATCTTACAGCCATGTCGACAAGCTCCACCTACTCCCACCTGCAGTCCACTAAAGAATGCAATCGCTTATGCAATCCTGTTGACCTTGATGGTTTTGTTTTTTCAAATGGTCGAGCGTTTTTAACTATGCACTTTCATTTGAAAGTATATGATGGACCTGCTTTTCCTTCTCATGAATGAAAAGTAATGTTGAGTGATTTGAACTCGATCTGTCGTGGCTATATTGCGGGTTCTGCTGTTGATTAAGCAGGAAGTAATCGAGTGCCAGAAGAGATATCGAATGGTTCCTTCCTTTTTACCAATTTCATCCTGGCAAGTTAGTGCTCCGTGGCAAGTTGTCACAGACTTTTCTTCAAGCAGGACGCATGTAGATGTGGCTCTGATGTTTACTTAGCTGGTGGTGGACTGGCGACAGGAGAAGAGAGGGTGGGAAGCTAGACGAAAGGGGGCCGAAAGAACTAAGCTTTTTTTTAGTTGTTATTAGATATCCAACTCATGCCGATTAATTTTAGGAACGATCGATGATTCAGTACCATAAAAATTTTCTGACATTAGTCCGGTGAAGGTGGACTCGATCCTTGAATATTTGAAATGGAAAATGAAAAGAACTAAgtgaaaaggaggaagaaaattATCTTCTGGTAAGTTTTTTTAATATGCCAGACATTTTGAACTGGTTAAATCCCTAGCCGAAAGCATTATGTTTGAAACTAATCCATTTCATGGATTCCTATGTGGCCAATATATCCATTATTTTGGACTCAAGCTAAACTAAAAACGTAACGTACCTTTCAAATGATGCATATATTTTGATTGTGTTCAGTATCGTCTGTTCCAATAATTCAAAATCTTAGCCTTGTTTGTAGATGGAGTTGGATTGCTATTGTTCATTTTTATAGCTTCATTtgcaatttatttattaattggagCAAAAGTGCAGCTGACATAGCGGCCCTTCTAGGATGGTCCTATACTCtctaaacaaaaataaatcaTAACAGTAATTATCTTATGCAGCGGTTCTTTGTATAAGAAAAGTTAGATAATTAATGAGATATTTTTATATTCGTTAAAAATTAATTCTAAGAAGAGAAATTTAAAcgtatcaaaatttaatttcacaaTCAAAtagaataatatttt
This window contains:
- the LOC122035046 gene encoding phosphatidylinositol 4-phosphate 5-kinase 1-like, which encodes MEGGRALLLHCAASAFFILSATVLYLNCAAGAVNHPFLLASACFAVASALLAWLRLLRIRSSRKGLPVRWSIGASQDTSRKFSRKCGKVAREGVVLFGNGDVYEGELSRGRCHGSGVYYFYAKGRYEGDWIDGKYEGHGIESWARGSQYLGQYRQGMRHGFGTYRFYEGDSYSGEWVGGQSHGCGVQSCSDDSFYAGEFKGGVKHGLGRYRFRNGDEYGGEYFGDKIHGFGVYKFANGHRYEGSWHEGRRQGFGTYTFWNGEARSGEWDNGTLRNRLQASDPAIKRAVEAARKFAEDAAKIPQMEEQVRKAVSAGNKAAIVARVIAMRAVQNQKEGKFCDINV